In a single window of the Allobranchiibius huperziae genome:
- a CDS encoding twin-arginine translocation signal domain-containing protein, with product MAGSNRRNFLKSASLGAVGVAAVAAPELLFGGAAQAGTPALETPIPAKGVNGPIVVFLRDAGSGEFTVMHGERSSTFVDKGLAARLTHEVPKA from the coding sequence ATGGCTGGTAGTAATCGTCGCAATTTCCTCAAGAGTGCCTCCCTGGGGGCGGTCGGGGTAGCGGCGGTCGCTGCCCCGGAATTGCTGTTCGGTGGGGCGGCGCAGGCGGGCACCCCCGCCTTGGAGACGCCCATCCCCGCGAAGGGGGTGAACGGACCGATCGTGGTGTTCCTGCGCGACGCCGGCAGTGGAGAGTTCACCGTGATGCACGGTGAACGGTCTTCAACATTTGTCGACAAGGGGCTCGCCGCGCGCCTGACTCATGAGGTACCCAAGGCCTGA
- a CDS encoding DUF4331 domain-containing protein, whose product MSSHKEAPSISNDAAADNTDVYVFVSPDNPDTVTMIANFVPFEDPAGGPNFDEFGDDVLYEIHIDNNGDGLAEIVYQFTFNTEYTIPNTFLYNVGPIESLTSKNWNRRQYVSVNRRDVAAGKDLRLADKLPCPPCNIGPFSTPDYVKLANAAIHHLDGGRTLFAGQRAEGFYVDLGAIFDLGDLRPFQNLHVGSQMPAAGGISGTNAKNVHSITLQVPKTDLSAGGHAPTDPTNPRSTIGVWATASRQQTRMYDTQRPGTTINTGPWVQVSRQANPLFNEVLIPITKKDLFNSQQPGNDKQFAQYVTSPELGKLLPNLYPGEFPHLAALNASGKPRADLAAILLTGIPAGIVPGFQNNTGTVMADQLRLNMAIPPTTKSPSNLGLIGMDPAGFPNGRRVFDDVTTIELRAIAGVTYALVDKSFTPDKAAGAITQGLTSSNTDVHAKNTQHYLPGFPYLGTPHNGHDNPANNDPAPYPGTSAGPTVPIGGPSTGAGGTSGGRDTGLLVGGAVAAAGAAAAAVAHQHRSGNDITPETPA is encoded by the coding sequence ATGTCGTCTCACAAGGAAGCCCCGTCGATCAGCAACGATGCGGCCGCGGACAACACCGACGTTTATGTCTTCGTCAGCCCAGACAATCCGGACACCGTCACGATGATCGCCAACTTCGTGCCGTTCGAGGATCCGGCCGGTGGGCCGAACTTCGATGAGTTCGGTGACGACGTGCTGTATGAGATCCACATCGACAACAACGGCGACGGCCTGGCCGAGATCGTCTACCAGTTCACGTTCAACACCGAATACACCATTCCGAACACGTTCTTGTACAACGTGGGGCCGATCGAGTCGCTGACCAGCAAGAACTGGAACAGGCGGCAGTACGTGTCCGTGAATCGGCGGGACGTCGCCGCCGGCAAGGACCTGCGCCTGGCAGACAAACTTCCCTGCCCGCCCTGCAACATCGGCCCCTTCTCCACCCCGGACTACGTGAAGCTGGCCAACGCGGCCATCCACCACCTCGACGGCGGTCGCACCCTGTTCGCAGGGCAGCGGGCCGAGGGGTTCTACGTCGACCTCGGAGCGATCTTCGACCTCGGTGATCTACGGCCGTTCCAGAACCTGCATGTGGGCTCGCAGATGCCGGCCGCCGGAGGCATCAGCGGCACGAACGCCAAGAACGTGCACTCCATCACCCTGCAAGTCCCCAAAACCGACCTGAGCGCGGGCGGGCACGCGCCGACCGATCCCACCAACCCCCGTTCCACGATCGGGGTGTGGGCCACCGCCAGCCGGCAGCAAACCCGCATGTACGACACGCAACGCCCAGGCACCACCATCAACACCGGGCCCTGGGTGCAGGTCTCCCGACAGGCGAACCCGCTGTTCAACGAGGTACTCATCCCCATCACCAAGAAAGACCTCTTCAATTCCCAGCAGCCCGGTAATGACAAGCAGTTCGCTCAATATGTCACCAGTCCCGAACTGGGCAAGCTGCTCCCCAACCTCTACCCCGGTGAGTTCCCCCACCTCGCGGCGTTGAACGCCTCCGGCAAGCCGCGGGCGGACCTGGCAGCCATCTTGCTCACTGGCATTCCGGCGGGGATCGTCCCCGGTTTCCAGAACAACACCGGCACGGTGATGGCCGATCAGCTACGACTGAACATGGCCATCCCGCCCACCACCAAATCGCCCAGCAACCTCGGCCTGATCGGGATGGATCCGGCCGGGTTCCCCAACGGGCGCCGCGTGTTCGACGACGTGACCACCATCGAGCTGCGCGCTATCGCCGGGGTGACCTACGCCCTGGTCGACAAATCCTTCACCCCCGACAAGGCAGCCGGGGCAATCACCCAAGGCCTGACCTCCTCCAACACCGACGTCCATGCCAAGAACACCCAGCACTACCTGCCCGGCTTCCCCTACCTGGGCACCCCGCACAACGGTCACGACAACCCCGCCAACAACGACCCGGCACCCTACCCGGGTACCAGTGCCGGCCCGACCGTGCCAATCGGTGGCCCCAGCACGGGTGCCGGCGGCACCAGCGGTGGGCGGGACACCGGGCTGCTCGTCGGGGGCGCCGTAGCGGCGGCAGGGGCCGCCGCCGCCGCCGTCGCACACCAACACCGCTCAGGCAACGACATCACACCCGAGACCCCGGCATGA
- a CDS encoding phospholipase, with translation MTEQPYGPTDAGAVVLDIGGDIGALVLHTTPELVGAEIEVSRVGSGTPRTHTAVRQRRDGPSVQYAAIFAALHAGDYVVHDLDGTPTDTVTIIGGHVATLDWSQH, from the coding sequence ATGACCGAACAGCCCTACGGGCCGACGGACGCCGGCGCAGTGGTGCTCGACATCGGTGGGGACATCGGCGCCCTGGTCCTGCACACCACCCCTGAGCTCGTCGGCGCAGAGATCGAGGTCAGCCGCGTCGGGTCCGGAACCCCCCGCACACACACCGCGGTCCGGCAACGCCGCGACGGACCAAGCGTGCAGTACGCGGCAATCTTTGCCGCACTGCATGCCGGTGACTATGTCGTCCACGACCTCGATGGCACCCCCACCGACACCGTCACCATCATTGGTGGCCACGTCGCTACCCTCGACTGGTCCCAGCACTGA
- a CDS encoding HAD-IA family hydrolase — translation MVLPKGSAGHSGRRSWAVTHLPGARIRSCPPRGGHRNLLDGCRNAGLTVVLATSGAKSDLDWMLPRIGAHDVVMGAITSDDVVASKPAPDLLTAALKEHRLDSARTAVVGDTVWDVEAAQRAGLPCIALLSGGIAEAKLRDAGAIEVYEDPADLLAKLESSLLRTLVRRVPRNTRR, via the coding sequence GTGGTACTTCCTAAAGGAAGCGCTGGCCACAGTGGCCGACGAAGCTGGGCTGTCACTCATCTACCTGGCGCTCGGATTCGTTCTTGCCCACCCAGGGGTGGCCACCGCAATCTACTTGACGGGTGCCGCAATGCGGGCCTCACGGTTGTCCTTGCGACGAGCGGGGCCAAGTCTGATCTTGACTGGATGTTGCCCCGGATCGGCGCGCATGACGTAGTGATGGGCGCGATCACCTCCGATGACGTCGTTGCTTCCAAACCAGCACCGGACCTGCTGACCGCGGCGCTGAAGGAGCACAGGTTGGACTCGGCACGCACAGCCGTCGTCGGAGACACCGTGTGGGATGTAGAGGCAGCGCAACGGGCCGGATTGCCCTGCATCGCGCTGCTGTCTGGCGGGATTGCCGAGGCAAAGCTGCGTGACGCGGGCGCGATAGAGGTCTACGAAGATCCGGCCGACCTACTCGCCAAGCTGGAGTCATCCCTCCTAAGAACGCTGGTCCGGCGGGTCCCCCGTAACACGCGTCGATGA
- a CDS encoding phosphatidylserine decarboxylase family protein — MKGHQQRAEAKGDQVVLHPVIVEFKELIAGDPVVRMYLDRMITEVPRSRSYSRQHLTSVDQMLLLINEVLTVAPEFGDQAVTLPLAGILDWTMGTTAGFAAYRNPQLNAMLQKILNAWCQFLSSNESRYVLNDTPTGWKSEQACKAVGIEQFQHDPQDPYWGFASWNDYFTRTFKDGQRPVAEPDDDAIIANACESTPYSIKTDVQRNDRFWIKNQPYSLHDMLAGDEAVDQFVGGTVYQAFLSATDYHRWHSPIAGTIVRASVQQGTYYSEADAEGADAVDPRNSQGYQAHVAARAIFLIQADNPAIGLVAFMPVGMNEVSSCVIGAGLTPGQHVGKGDELGYFQFGGSTHCLIFGPGVIKAFNLAAIPQLHDPNAPTVRVRSHLATTQTGRKADGSS, encoded by the coding sequence TTGAAGGGTCACCAGCAGCGTGCTGAGGCCAAGGGCGACCAGGTAGTGCTGCACCCGGTCATCGTGGAGTTCAAAGAACTCATCGCTGGGGACCCGGTGGTGCGGATGTACCTGGATCGGATGATTACCGAGGTGCCCCGCAGCAGGTCCTACAGCCGGCAGCACCTGACCAGCGTCGATCAGATGCTGCTGCTGATCAACGAGGTGCTGACGGTGGCACCGGAATTCGGGGACCAGGCCGTGACCTTGCCACTGGCCGGGATCCTGGACTGGACGATGGGCACCACCGCCGGGTTCGCCGCCTACCGCAACCCCCAGCTCAACGCCATGCTGCAGAAAATCCTGAACGCGTGGTGCCAATTCCTCAGCAGCAACGAGTCCCGCTACGTCCTGAACGACACCCCCACCGGTTGGAAGAGCGAGCAGGCCTGCAAGGCCGTCGGCATCGAGCAGTTCCAGCACGACCCGCAAGACCCGTACTGGGGATTCGCATCCTGGAACGACTACTTCACCCGCACTTTTAAAGACGGGCAACGTCCCGTTGCCGAGCCTGACGACGACGCGATCATCGCCAATGCGTGCGAGTCCACTCCGTACAGCATCAAGACCGATGTGCAGCGCAACGACCGCTTCTGGATCAAGAACCAGCCCTACTCCCTACACGACATGCTCGCCGGCGATGAGGCCGTGGACCAGTTCGTCGGCGGGACCGTCTACCAGGCGTTCCTCAGCGCCACGGACTACCACCGCTGGCACAGCCCCATTGCCGGCACCATCGTGCGCGCCTCGGTCCAACAGGGCACCTACTACTCCGAAGCCGACGCAGAAGGCGCCGACGCTGTGGACCCACGCAACTCCCAGGGCTACCAGGCGCACGTCGCCGCCCGGGCCATTTTTCTCATCCAAGCTGACAACCCGGCCATCGGCCTGGTGGCGTTCATGCCCGTCGGAATGAACGAGGTCTCCTCCTGCGTGATCGGCGCGGGTCTGACACCCGGTCAGCATGTAGGCAAGGGCGACGAGCTGGGGTACTTCCAGTTCGGTGGGTCCACCCACTGCCTGATCTTTGGCCCCGGAGTCATCAAGGCCTTCAACCTTGCCGCGATCCCTCAGCTACATGACCCCAACGCTCCCACCGTGCGCGTTCGATCTCATCTAGCCACGACCCAGACCGGCCGGAAGGCCGACGGCAGCAGCTGA
- a CDS encoding HGxxPAAW family protein, with product MKPDSHGNSIAAWTGVVVILLGSVLIGCGVAFGRHALDIAGVVACAVGAGSANILSRAGFGAPHLQPPPRASIGESRRRSSSS from the coding sequence ATGAAGCCAGATAGCCACGGGAACAGCATCGCGGCTTGGACCGGAGTCGTAGTGATACTTCTGGGGTCCGTTTTGATCGGTTGTGGCGTGGCATTCGGTCGCCACGCTCTCGACATTGCAGGTGTGGTCGCCTGCGCCGTCGGGGCTGGCTCCGCAAACATCCTGAGTAGGGCAGGTTTTGGTGCGCCTCACCTGCAGCCACCACCACGGGCCAGCATTGGCGAAAGCAGGCGCCGGTCCTCGAGTTCTTGA
- the fdh gene encoding formate dehydrogenase — translation MVTPLRWPVLRQLTSGDPSGRYRAATSRATEELTARTATADRVVGSICPFCAVGCAQKVYVKDDRVIQIEGDKDSPISRGRLCPKGSATLELTTGNARERHVLYRRPYGTDWERLDLDTAMEMVVDRVLSAREEGWQQEDDEGRTTRRTMGLASLGGATLDNEENYLIKKLLTSLGVVQVENQARVCHSSTVAALGTSFGRGGSTTYLQDLANSDCIVIEGSNFAEAHPVGFQWVMEAKARGAKIIHVDPRFSRTSAMADLYVPIRAGTDIAWLGGLINHVLSTESYFHEYVLNYTNAATILNEDFQDTEDLDGVFSGLDRDGSTYDPSSWQYDGVQVAAASGARDSGYDEKVQKSSSTDESGHAHSFGSGGPSLRGTWHRDETLQDPRCVFQVLRRHYARYTPEMVHEVCGVPPELFHQVADALIANSGRERTSAFAYAVGWTQHTVGTQYIRTASILQLLLGNIGRPGGGVMALRGHASIQGSSDIPTLFDLLPGYIPTPHAHRHETLDDFIKADEAEVGFWSGMRSYMVSLLKAWWGDAATEDNDFCFDYLPRITGSHGTYDTVQEQLAGRCKGYFLIGENPAVGSANAGLQRRGMAELEWLVVRDFSLIESATWWKDGPEIATGELSTEQIATEVFFFPAAAHTEKSGTFTNTNRLLQWHNAAIEPSDDRRSDLWFMWHLGRMIRERLAGSTDSRDRPVLDLTWDYPTEGRYDEPSAEAVLAEINGTGADGAPLSAYTQLRPDGSTSCGCWIYAGCYADGVNQPARRRPHHEQGQAALEWGWAWPANRRELYNRASADPQGRPWSERKKLIWWDEDEKKWVGDDVPDVQPDKPPSYRPAEDATGVDALSGIDPFIMQSDGKGWLYAPAGLVDGPLPTHYEPQESPFENAIYPDQRQNPVRKLVIRRGNRYHPSGKEPGADVYPFVLTTYRLTEHFTAGGMTRWLSRLAELQPAMFAEVSHELAAERGLHNGGWATVVSARSAIEVRVLVTHRMRPLTVAGTQLHQIGMPYHWGGNGLTTGDAMNNLSSIAMDPNAHIQEVKALTVDIRPGRRPRGADLPRFVAEYRRRAGIDEHTGVEHGVMS, via the coding sequence ATGGTGACGCCCCTGCGCTGGCCGGTCCTGCGCCAACTCACGTCCGGAGACCCGAGCGGACGCTATCGAGCGGCGACCTCCCGAGCCACCGAGGAGCTCACGGCCCGGACCGCGACGGCCGACAGGGTGGTCGGCTCGATCTGCCCGTTCTGCGCGGTGGGGTGCGCTCAGAAGGTCTACGTCAAGGACGACCGAGTCATCCAGATCGAGGGCGACAAGGATTCTCCGATCAGCCGAGGACGCTTGTGCCCCAAAGGATCTGCGACTCTGGAGCTGACGACCGGCAACGCCCGGGAGCGTCACGTCCTCTACCGTCGCCCGTACGGTACCGACTGGGAACGGCTCGATCTGGACACGGCCATGGAGATGGTCGTCGACCGGGTGCTGAGCGCACGGGAGGAGGGGTGGCAGCAGGAGGACGACGAGGGGCGCACCACCCGCCGCACGATGGGCCTGGCGAGCCTCGGTGGTGCCACCCTGGACAACGAGGAGAACTACCTCATCAAGAAGCTGCTGACCTCGCTCGGGGTGGTGCAGGTCGAGAACCAGGCACGGGTCTGCCACAGTTCGACGGTCGCGGCGCTCGGTACGTCGTTCGGTCGGGGCGGCTCCACGACGTATCTGCAGGATCTGGCGAACTCCGACTGCATCGTGATCGAGGGGTCCAACTTCGCCGAGGCACACCCGGTCGGTTTCCAATGGGTGATGGAGGCCAAGGCGCGAGGCGCCAAGATCATCCACGTCGACCCGCGCTTCTCGCGGACCAGCGCCATGGCCGACCTGTACGTCCCCATCCGTGCGGGCACCGACATCGCGTGGCTCGGCGGCCTGATCAACCACGTGCTGAGCACCGAGTCGTACTTCCACGAGTACGTCCTGAACTACACCAACGCGGCAACGATCCTGAACGAGGACTTTCAGGACACCGAGGACCTGGACGGAGTCTTCTCGGGCCTGGACCGCGACGGCTCCACGTACGACCCCTCGTCATGGCAGTACGACGGGGTGCAGGTCGCGGCAGCGTCCGGCGCCCGCGACAGCGGGTACGACGAGAAGGTCCAGAAGAGCTCCAGCACCGACGAGTCGGGGCACGCGCACTCGTTCGGGTCCGGTGGTCCATCGCTGCGCGGCACCTGGCACCGCGACGAGACCCTGCAGGACCCGCGGTGCGTCTTCCAGGTGCTGCGTCGGCACTACGCGCGCTATACCCCCGAGATGGTGCACGAGGTGTGCGGCGTACCCCCGGAGCTGTTCCACCAGGTCGCCGACGCGCTGATCGCCAACTCCGGTCGGGAGCGCACCTCGGCGTTCGCATACGCGGTGGGCTGGACCCAGCACACGGTCGGGACGCAGTACATCCGCACCGCCAGCATCCTGCAGCTGCTGCTGGGCAACATTGGTCGACCAGGCGGCGGGGTAATGGCGTTGCGGGGGCACGCGAGCATTCAAGGCTCTAGCGACATCCCCACGCTGTTCGACCTGCTGCCGGGGTACATCCCGACCCCTCACGCGCACCGCCACGAGACCCTCGACGACTTCATCAAGGCCGACGAAGCGGAGGTCGGGTTCTGGTCCGGGATGCGCTCGTACATGGTGAGTCTGCTGAAGGCCTGGTGGGGTGACGCCGCGACCGAGGACAACGACTTCTGCTTCGACTACCTCCCGCGGATCACCGGCAGCCACGGCACCTACGACACGGTGCAGGAGCAGCTCGCCGGGCGGTGCAAGGGGTACTTCCTGATCGGGGAGAACCCGGCGGTGGGGTCGGCGAACGCCGGCTTGCAGCGCCGCGGGATGGCCGAGCTCGAATGGCTCGTGGTGCGCGACTTCTCGCTCATCGAGAGTGCCACCTGGTGGAAGGACGGCCCGGAGATCGCGACCGGTGAGCTGAGCACCGAGCAGATTGCCACCGAGGTGTTCTTCTTCCCGGCCGCCGCGCACACCGAGAAGAGCGGCACCTTCACCAACACCAACCGGCTGCTGCAGTGGCACAACGCCGCGATCGAGCCGTCGGACGACCGGCGTAGCGACCTGTGGTTCATGTGGCACCTGGGACGGATGATCCGCGAACGACTCGCCGGGTCCACCGACTCCCGAGACCGGCCGGTGCTCGACCTGACCTGGGACTACCCGACCGAGGGCCGATATGACGAGCCGAGCGCCGAAGCCGTCCTGGCCGAGATCAACGGCACCGGCGCCGACGGTGCACCGCTGTCGGCGTACACGCAGTTGCGTCCCGACGGCTCGACCTCGTGCGGGTGCTGGATCTACGCCGGCTGCTACGCCGACGGCGTCAACCAGCCGGCACGGCGCCGCCCACACCACGAGCAGGGGCAGGCCGCACTGGAGTGGGGATGGGCCTGGCCCGCCAACCGGCGCGAGCTCTACAACCGCGCGTCGGCCGATCCGCAGGGCCGGCCGTGGAGCGAGCGCAAGAAGTTGATCTGGTGGGACGAGGACGAGAAGAAGTGGGTCGGCGACGACGTGCCGGACGTGCAGCCGGACAAACCGCCGTCCTACCGGCCGGCCGAGGACGCGACGGGTGTCGACGCCCTGTCCGGGATCGACCCGTTCATCATGCAGTCCGACGGCAAGGGCTGGCTGTACGCGCCCGCGGGTCTGGTCGACGGCCCGCTCCCGACGCACTACGAGCCCCAGGAATCGCCGTTCGAGAATGCGATCTACCCCGACCAGCGCCAGAACCCCGTACGCAAGCTGGTGATCCGTCGAGGGAACAGGTACCACCCGAGCGGGAAGGAACCCGGGGCGGACGTCTACCCCTTCGTGCTCACGACCTACCGGCTGACCGAGCACTTCACCGCCGGGGGCATGACGCGGTGGCTCTCCCGGCTGGCCGAGCTGCAGCCGGCGATGTTCGCCGAGGTGTCCCACGAGCTCGCCGCGGAGCGCGGCCTGCACAACGGCGGATGGGCCACCGTGGTGTCGGCTCGGAGCGCCATCGAGGTGCGGGTGCTCGTCACCCACCGGATGCGGCCGCTCACGGTGGCGGGCACCCAGCTGCATCAGATCGGTATGCCCTACCACTGGGGCGGCAACGGCCTCACCACAGGAGACGCGATGAACAACCTGAGCTCGATCGCGATGGACCCCAACGCCCACATCCAGGAGGTGAAGGCGCTGACCGTCGACATCAGACCCGGGCGACGACCGCGCGGGGCCGATCTGCCGCGCTTCGTGGCGGAGTACCGGCGTCGGGCCGGCATCGATGAGCACACCGGCGTCGAGCACGGGGTGATGTCGTGA
- a CDS encoding 4Fe-4S dicluster domain-containing protein: MPRVGFFTDTSVCIGCKACEVACKEWNAVPTKGALELTGESFDNTSELSADSWRHVAFIEQQVQTPSENGPQEGVRWLMSSDVCKHCTHSACLDVCPTGSLFRTEFGTVVVQQDICNGCGYCVSACPYGVIAQREDDGRVFKCTMCYDRLKVGSEPACAQACPTQSIQFGDLDELRERAQTRVEELHAAGQDKARLYGESPDDGVGGAGAFFLLLDEPEVYGLPPDPIVTTRDLGAMWRRVGAAGAALLAGVAAAYLSDRG; encoded by the coding sequence ATGCCCCGGGTCGGATTCTTCACCGACACCAGCGTCTGCATCGGGTGCAAGGCCTGCGAGGTGGCCTGCAAGGAGTGGAACGCCGTCCCCACCAAGGGTGCACTGGAGCTGACCGGGGAGTCGTTCGACAACACCTCCGAGCTGTCGGCCGACTCGTGGCGGCACGTGGCGTTCATCGAGCAGCAGGTGCAGACCCCTTCCGAGAACGGGCCGCAGGAGGGGGTGCGATGGCTGATGTCCTCGGACGTGTGCAAGCACTGCACCCATTCCGCCTGCCTGGACGTCTGCCCGACCGGGTCGCTCTTCCGCACCGAGTTCGGCACCGTCGTGGTCCAGCAGGACATCTGCAACGGGTGCGGCTACTGCGTGTCCGCGTGTCCGTACGGCGTCATCGCCCAGCGCGAGGACGACGGCCGGGTGTTCAAGTGCACGATGTGCTACGACCGGCTCAAGGTCGGGTCCGAGCCGGCATGCGCCCAGGCGTGCCCGACCCAGTCCATCCAGTTCGGCGACCTGGACGAGCTGCGCGAGCGCGCGCAGACCCGGGTGGAGGAGCTGCACGCCGCCGGGCAGGACAAGGCCCGGTTGTACGGCGAGTCCCCCGACGACGGCGTCGGGGGAGCTGGCGCGTTCTTCCTGCTGCTCGACGAACCCGAGGTCTACGGGCTGCCGCCAGACCCGATCGTGACCACCCGCGACCTGGGCGCCATGTGGCGACGCGTCGGCGCGGCCGGAGCCGCCCTGCTGGCCGGAGTGGCCGCGGCGTACCTGTCGGACCGCGGATGA
- the nrfD gene encoding NrfD/PsrC family molybdoenzyme membrane anchor subunit codes for MSPRRGPEEEFTSYYGRPILKAPTWEPLDIAGYLFAGGLAGASSALAAGAELTGRPALARSTRLTALGAIGVSLAALVHDLGRPARFVNMLRVAKPTSPMSMGSWLLAAYSPLVGLAAGAELVSLPMLRRVAPIAGRGAAVLGAGVATYTAALIGDTAVPTWHDGHRHLPFVFAGSAAASAGGVASALTPLAQSGPARRVAVGAAVAELAATTAMERSGHLSTQTLREGRAHTLMASAKVLTGVGAGVLGALGGRSRVAAAAGGLALAAGSVCLRFGIFEAGRASTLDPRYVIEPQRRSSRSPSAADSAPSETAADAPTGG; via the coding sequence ATGAGCCCGCGCCGCGGGCCCGAGGAGGAGTTCACCTCCTACTACGGCAGACCCATCCTCAAGGCGCCGACCTGGGAGCCCCTCGATATCGCCGGCTACCTCTTCGCCGGGGGACTCGCAGGCGCCTCGTCGGCACTCGCCGCCGGTGCCGAGCTCACCGGCCGCCCGGCGTTGGCCCGATCGACGCGGCTCACCGCTCTCGGTGCGATCGGGGTGTCCCTGGCGGCGCTGGTGCACGACCTCGGGCGACCGGCCCGGTTCGTCAACATGCTGCGCGTCGCCAAACCGACCTCCCCGATGAGCATGGGGTCGTGGCTGCTGGCGGCCTACAGTCCGCTGGTCGGTCTGGCCGCCGGCGCCGAACTCGTGTCGCTGCCGATGCTGCGTCGGGTCGCCCCGATCGCCGGGCGCGGTGCCGCCGTGCTCGGGGCGGGGGTCGCGACCTACACCGCCGCGCTCATCGGCGACACCGCCGTGCCGACCTGGCACGACGGGCACCGCCACCTGCCGTTCGTCTTCGCCGGATCGGCCGCGGCGAGCGCCGGTGGTGTCGCCAGCGCGCTCACGCCCCTCGCGCAGTCGGGGCCCGCGCGGCGGGTCGCTGTCGGTGCTGCCGTCGCGGAGTTGGCGGCCACAACAGCGATGGAACGCAGCGGCCACCTGTCCACCCAGACACTGCGGGAGGGTCGCGCACACACGCTAATGGCCTCCGCGAAGGTCCTCACCGGGGTCGGCGCGGGGGTGCTGGGCGCCCTCGGCGGTCGGTCCCGGGTAGCGGCCGCGGCCGGTGGTCTGGCGCTGGCTGCTGGTTCGGTCTGCCTGCGATTCGGGATTTTCGAGGCGGGCCGCGCATCCACGCTCGACCCCCGATACGTCATCGAACCGCAACGCCGGTCCTCCCGTTCCCCGTCGGCCGCCGATTCGGCGCCCTCCGAGACTGCCGCGGACGCACCCACCGGCGGGTGA
- a CDS encoding DUF7218 family protein, with protein MTPREDPGPSVKDDELYEKLRDEGNSKEKSARIANAAANSSRSSVGRKGGRHPSYDERTKQQLLDRARDIGVEGRSTMTKDELINALRER; from the coding sequence GTGACTCCACGCGAAGATCCTGGCCCTTCGGTCAAGGATGACGAGCTGTACGAAAAGCTGCGCGATGAGGGAAACAGCAAGGAGAAGTCAGCGCGCATCGCCAACGCTGCTGCAAACTCCTCCCGTTCGAGTGTTGGCCGCAAGGGCGGCAGGCATCCTTCCTACGACGAACGGACTAAGCAGCAACTCTTGGACCGCGCCCGGGACATTGGGGTGGAGGGCCGCTCCACAATGACCAAAGACGAGCTGATCAACGCGTTGCGCGAGCGTTGA
- a CDS encoding glutathione-independent formaldehyde dehydrogenase has protein sequence MMRALVYHGPKNVSVDEVPDAKIEKPTDALIKITTTNICGSDLHMYEGRTDVEEGKVLGHENMGEVIEVGDGVDRVKVGDMVCLPFNIGCGFCKNCEAGRTGFCLTANPGNAGAAYGYADMGPYNGGQAELLRVPYADWNALVLPEDAREKEKDYVMLSDILPTGYHGTELAQVGIGESVVIWGAGPVGLMAAMSARLRGADQVFVVDRQSDRLKLAEQLDATPIDDSKGDAVQQILDATRGEGADKGVEAVGYQAHDHEGQERPGLTINSLIQAVRPTGRIGVVGVFVPEDPEAEDDLAKEGKFGFDFGTFFFKGQAMGTGQCNTKQYNRQLRNLIHRGKLNPGLIVSHELNLDQAAEGYKNFDDRLDGWTKVLLHP, from the coding sequence ATGATGCGCGCATTGGTCTACCACGGCCCGAAGAACGTCTCGGTCGACGAAGTCCCCGACGCGAAGATCGAGAAGCCGACGGATGCTCTGATCAAGATCACCACCACCAACATTTGTGGCAGCGACCTGCACATGTACGAAGGCCGTACCGACGTGGAGGAGGGCAAGGTCCTCGGTCACGAGAACATGGGTGAGGTCATCGAGGTCGGCGACGGGGTCGACCGGGTGAAAGTCGGTGACATGGTCTGTCTGCCGTTCAACATCGGCTGCGGGTTCTGTAAGAACTGCGAGGCGGGCCGGACCGGTTTCTGCCTGACCGCCAACCCCGGAAACGCCGGGGCTGCGTACGGGTACGCCGACATGGGCCCCTACAACGGGGGACAGGCGGAGTTGCTGCGGGTGCCGTACGCGGACTGGAACGCCTTGGTCCTGCCCGAGGACGCGCGGGAGAAGGAGAAGGACTACGTCATGTTGTCCGACATCCTGCCGACGGGGTATCACGGCACTGAGCTCGCGCAGGTCGGGATCGGGGAGTCCGTGGTGATCTGGGGCGCCGGCCCGGTGGGGCTCATGGCGGCGATGTCGGCCCGGTTGCGCGGCGCGGACCAGGTGTTCGTGGTCGACCGCCAGTCCGACCGGTTGAAGCTGGCGGAGCAACTGGACGCCACCCCCATTGACGACAGCAAGGGTGACGCTGTGCAGCAAATCCTGGATGCGACCCGTGGTGAGGGCGCTGACAAGGGCGTGGAGGCCGTGGGCTACCAGGCGCATGACCACGAAGGGCAGGAGCGACCGGGTCTGACGATCAACAGCCTGATCCAGGCCGTGCGACCCACCGGGCGCATTGGGGTTGTTGGCGTTTTCGTGCCCGAGGACCCCGAGGCCGAAGATGACCTCGCCAAGGAGGGCAAGTTCGGGTTCGATTTCGGCACGTTCTTCTTCAAGGGCCAGGCCATGGGCACCGGGCAGTGCAACACCAAGCAGTACAACCGCCAGCTGCGCAACCTGATCCACCGCGGCAAGCTGAACCCGGGCCTGATCGTGTCCCACGAACTGAACCTGGACCAGGCCGCCGAGGGCTACAAGAACTTCGACGACCGACTCGATGGGTGGACCAAGGTGCTCCTGCACCCCTGA